The sequence GTCAAGGCCGTGCCGGGGCCGGAGTCCGGGCGCTGGCGCGGCTCGAAGACGCTCCTGGGCCTCTATCACGGCCTGCAGCGGGCCGAGATGCTCAGCCCCTACTCCGGCACCCATCCGCCGGCGCGCATCATCCTCTACCAGCGCAACATCGAGTCCCTCTGCCGTGACGAGGCCGAGCTCTCCCGGCAGATCCGCGTGACCTTGCGCCACGAG is a genomic window of Elusimicrobiota bacterium containing:
- a CDS encoding metallopeptidase family protein, which gives rise to MKLSRARFERMAEAALADIPGEFRDLLVDLEISVKAVPGPESGRWRGSKTLLGLYHGLQRAEMLSPYSGTHPPARIILYQRNIESLCRDEAELSRQIRVTLRHELAHHFGFSDQDLKERWPEGA